The following proteins are encoded in a genomic region of Populus nigra chromosome 16, ddPopNigr1.1, whole genome shotgun sequence:
- the LOC133675066 gene encoding early nodulin-like protein 21, translating to MAVIFTSLRYLSVYSFEYQIGGNENWVVPPAIDTIIYVDWALENRFQVGDTARDQFKHKEIRDLPLPSTSWVFIIFFCEGLKHRKDSVMKVRVEDYKKCNSRHPSFFSNTVHHLNHPASSYFISGVSGHCEKGQRMIIIKVISTDQETNSNLQLFLLQECYSFGAWKVLLSQLVSF from the coding sequence ATGGCGGTCATTTTCACTTCTCTTCGATACTTATCGGTGTATTCCTTTGAATACCAAATTGGCGGAAACGAAAACTGGGTTGTCCCTCCTGCCATTGATACCATAATCTACGTTGACTGGGCCTTAGAGAACCGATTCCAAGTTGGTGATACAGCTCGTGATCAGTTCAAACACAAAGAAATACGAGATCTGCCTTTACCTTCAACTTCCTGGgtgttcatcatctttttttgcGAAGGTTTGAAGCACAGGAAGGATTCCGTGATGAAGGTCAGGGTAGAGGATTACAAGAAGTGCAACTCCCGTCACCCCAGCTTCTTTTCCAACACTGTTCACCATCTTAATCATCCAGCGTCTTCCTACTTCATAAGTGGGGTTTCTGGACACTGCGAGAAGGGACAAAGGATGATCATCATTAAGGTTATCTCAACTGATCAAGAGACTAATTCAAATCTGCAGCTTTTCCTTCTGCAGGAGTGCTATTCTTTCGGTGCCTGGAAAGTGCTCTTATCTCAGCTTGTTTCATTCTAA
- the LOC133675826 gene encoding BTB/POZ domain and ankyrin repeat-containing protein NPR1-like: protein MANFSEPSSSLSYTSSSHLSNGSISHNISNSSGAEAGTSLEVISLNKLSSNLEQLLIDSACDYSDADIVVEGTAIGVHRCILGARSKFFHELFRREKGSSEKEGKPKYCMSDLLPCGKVGYEAFLIFLSYLYTGKLKPSPMEVSTCVDNVCAHDACRPAINFAVELMYASSIFQVPELVSLFQRRLQNFVGKALVEDMIPILVVAFHCQLSQLVTQCVDRIARSDLDNISIEKELPHDVAVEIKLLRRKSISDEENNTEAVDALREKRIKRIHMALDSDDVELVKLLLTESDITLDDANALHYAASYCDLKVVSEVLSLGLADVNLRNSRGYTVLHIAAMRKEPSVIVSMLAKGASALDLTSDGQSAVSICRRLTRPKDYHAKTEQGQEANKDRLCIDILEREMRRNPMAGSASITSHTMVDDLHMKLLYLENRVAFARLFFPTEAKLAMDIAHAATTPEFAGLAASKGSNGNLREVDLNETPIMQNKRLRSRMEALMKTVEMGRRYFPSCSEVLDKFMEDDLPDLFYLEKGTLDEQRIKRTRFMELKEDVHRAFTKDKAEINRTGLSSSSSSSSLKDGISNKLRKL from the exons ATGGCTAATTTCTCTGAGCCATCGTCATCTCTGAGCTATACTTCATCTTCTCATTTATCAAATGGCTCAATTAGTCACAACATATCCAACTCCTCAGGTGCTGAGGCAGGAACTAGTCTTGAGGTGATTAGTCTAAACAAGCTGAGCTCTAATTTGGAGCAGCTATTAATTGACTCCGCTTGTGATTATAGTGATGCTGATATTGTTGTTGAGGGTACCGCTATTGGCGTTCACCGATGTATTTTAGGTGCTAGGAGTAAGTTTTTCCACGAGTTGTTTAGGAGAGAAAAGGGATCTTCagagaaagaaggaaaaccAAAGTATTGCATGAGTGATTTGTTACCTTGTGGAAAGGTTGGATATGAAGCCTTCCTAATTTTCTTGAGCTATTTGTATACTGGAAAACTCAAGCCATCTCCAATGGAAGTCTCAACATGTGTTGACAATGTATGTGCCCATGATGCGTGTAGACCTGCAATTAATTTTGCAGTGGAATTGATGTATGCATCATCCATATTTCAAGTACCAGAGCTGGTTTCACTTTTCCAg AGACGCCTTCAGAACTTTGTTGGGAAAGCTCTTGTGGAAGATATGATTCCAATCCTTGTGGTTGCCTTCCATTGCCAATTAAGTCAGCTTGTCACACAATGTGTTGATAGAATAGCACGGTCTGATCTTGACAACATCTCTATAGAGAAGGAGCTTCCCCATGATGTTGCAGTTGAAATTAAACTGCTCCGACGCAAGTCTATTTCTGATGAAGAAAACAACACAGAGGCTGTGGATGCCCTGCGTGAAAAGAGAATCAAGAGGATACACATGGCATTAGACTCAGATGATGTTGAACTTGTGAAACTTCTCCTGACTGAATCTGATATAACCTTAGATGATGCTAACGCTCTCCATTATGCTGCATCGTACTGTGATCTCAAGGTCGTGTCTGAGGTGCTTAGCCTCGGTCTTGCTGACGTCAATCTTAGAAATTCACGAGGTTACACAGTTCTCCACATTGCTGCAATGCGAAAAGAACCATCAGTGATAGTGTCAATGCTGGCGAAAGGAGCATCTGCTTTGGACTTGACATCAGATGGGCAAAGTGCTGTTAGTATTTGTCGAAGGTTGACAAGGCCAAAAGACTATCATGCTAAAACAGAGCAAGGGCAGGAAGCGAACAAGGACAGGTTATGCATTGATATCTTAGAGAGGGAAATGAGAAGGAATCCAATGGCTGGGAGTGCCTCCATCACTTCCCATACAATGGTTGATGATCTGCACATGAAGCTGCTATACCTGGAGAACAGAG TGGCATTTGCAAGATTATTTTTCCCTACTGAAGCCAAGCTAGCCATGGACATTGCACATGCTGCAACAACACCAGAATTTGCTGGTCTTGCTGCCTCAAAAGGTTCTAACGGGAATTTGAGGGAGGTTGACCTAAATGAGACACCAATAATGCAGAACAAAAGACTTCGTTCTAGGATGGAAGCCCTTATGAAAACAG TTGAAATGGGCCGACGATACTTCCCCAGTTGCTCTGAAGTGCTCGATAAGTTCATGGAGGATGACCTTCCTGATTTGTTTTACCTTGAAAAGGGTACCCTAGATGAACAAAGAATCAAGAGGACACGTTTCATGGAGCTTAAAGAGGATGTTCACAGGGCATTTACCAAGGACAAGGCTGAGATTAACCGCACTGGTTTGTCTTCCTCGTCATCCTCATCTTCTCTAAAAGATGGTATTAGTAACAAACTCAGGAAATTATGA